A genomic region of Vampirovibrio chlorellavorus contains the following coding sequences:
- a CDS encoding lipoate--protein ligase family protein, whose protein sequence is MRLLALPSGIQTGIYNMALDEALLEWVRVQPKPVLWVRTYRWDVPTLSLGVNQKVRDLDFLLRYYGQGQNVGAIVRRPTGGRAILHGQDISFSFITNHPPILQQSLKEAYAILSGIVRQALETLGLQTRLAADAGTRDYLRSPVCFQTHTPSDLLARDGKKLSGSAQLRRSGGLLQHGAAFLAPWEIQEKAFFEALCQVGASTFGEPCKVLSSLQAEALIADWPQWLEVYARASNEILDKVSTTSGSHLLPASR, encoded by the coding sequence ATGCGACTGTTGGCCTTGCCTTCGGGCATCCAGACCGGCATTTATAATATGGCCCTGGACGAGGCCTTGCTGGAATGGGTTCGGGTTCAGCCAAAGCCGGTTTTGTGGGTGCGCACCTATCGCTGGGACGTGCCCACCTTGTCCCTGGGGGTGAACCAAAAGGTGCGTGATCTCGATTTTCTGTTGCGCTACTATGGCCAAGGGCAGAATGTCGGGGCCATCGTACGCCGCCCCACTGGGGGACGGGCCATTTTACACGGGCAGGATATTTCTTTTTCATTCATCACCAATCACCCCCCCATTTTGCAACAAAGCCTGAAGGAGGCGTATGCCATTCTTTCGGGGATAGTGCGTCAGGCGCTGGAAACATTAGGGCTGCAAACCCGGTTGGCTGCGGATGCGGGCACCCGGGATTATCTACGTTCCCCGGTCTGCTTTCAGACTCACACCCCTTCGGACTTGCTGGCCCGGGATGGGAAAAAGCTCTCTGGCAGCGCCCAGTTGCGTCGCTCTGGCGGGTTGTTGCAGCATGGGGCCGCCTTTTTAGCGCCCTGGGAGATTCAGGAAAAAGCCTTTTTTGAGGCCTTGTGTCAGGTTGGCGCATCCACCTTTGGCGAGCCGTGCAAGGTTTTGTCCTCGCTACAGGCCGAAGCCCTCATCGCCGATTGGCCCCAGTGGCTGGAGGTTTACGCCAGAGCTTCCAACGAAATTTTGGACAAGGTGTCCACCACCAGCGGATCCCATTTACTGCCCGCTTCCCGCTGA
- a CDS encoding GAF and HD-GYP domain-containing protein, whose amino-acid sequence MDKQTAKTQPNLPHSPLDESGRDPLEAIYALNIGDFVTENFISDDLLTKINERLADNPAKLKAQLEELIQIYSIDKTLGVLGLDAQSGFLIYDSIAATLAQMFQVDACHLFQTATKDTSEQYLSLTGTSLELDRQQRWEVTIPARSNNLLSDVYQNHKTQTFARLDTVPNWLPNDRLAQGKTQSLMITPLREGGKSMGLLLFESYQPAEFSEEMVALAEVAAEVFVTGMRLQQLVAEAQECIAQSGPQAAKNLNKLLNMRAQITESIADLGIHQQEFVEALSKAVDARQNFTKGHSKQVGLLARAIAEGLSLNEKTVDLTYMAGLLGSVGKVHIPDEILHKKESLTPQEWEHLRDHPNVGVSLLVKINFLSEVVPFLHSQNERWDGSGGPEKLKGRSIPLGSRILAVANAYYAMTQERPYRGEPLSHDEALQTLQREAGSKWDPLVVDTLSKISLEALA is encoded by the coding sequence TTGGACAAACAGACTGCCAAAACACAGCCAAATCTTCCTCATTCCCCGCTGGATGAGTCCGGGCGCGATCCTCTGGAAGCCATTTATGCCCTCAACATCGGCGACTTCGTGACGGAAAACTTTATTTCCGATGATCTGCTGACCAAAATTAACGAGCGTCTGGCCGATAACCCGGCCAAGCTCAAGGCGCAGCTGGAAGAGCTGATCCAGATTTACTCCATCGATAAAACCCTGGGCGTGCTGGGACTGGACGCCCAATCCGGCTTTTTGATTTACGACTCCATTGCCGCCACCCTGGCCCAGATGTTTCAGGTGGACGCCTGCCACTTGTTCCAGACCGCCACCAAGGATACCAGCGAACAGTACCTCAGCCTGACCGGCACCTCACTGGAACTGGATCGCCAGCAACGCTGGGAGGTAACCATCCCGGCCAGAAGCAATAACCTGCTCAGCGATGTGTACCAGAACCACAAAACCCAGACCTTTGCCCGGCTGGACACCGTGCCCAACTGGCTGCCCAATGACCGGCTGGCCCAGGGCAAAACCCAAAGCCTGATGATCACGCCCCTGCGGGAAGGCGGCAAATCCATGGGTCTGCTGTTGTTTGAAAGTTACCAGCCCGCCGAATTCTCTGAAGAGATGGTGGCGCTGGCCGAGGTGGCCGCCGAAGTGTTTGTCACCGGCATGCGCTTACAGCAACTGGTGGCCGAAGCGCAGGAATGTATCGCTCAGTCCGGCCCACAAGCGGCCAAAAACCTCAACAAACTGTTGAATATGCGAGCCCAAATCACAGAAAGCATTGCCGATTTGGGCATCCATCAGCAGGAGTTTGTGGAAGCCCTGTCCAAAGCGGTAGACGCCCGTCAGAATTTCACCAAAGGCCACTCCAAGCAGGTAGGGCTGCTGGCCAGGGCCATTGCCGAAGGCTTAAGCCTGAATGAAAAGACCGTAGACCTGACCTATATGGCGGGCCTCCTGGGCTCGGTGGGCAAGGTACACATACCGGATGAAATTCTGCACAAAAAAGAGAGCCTGACCCCCCAAGAGTGGGAACACCTGCGGGATCACCCCAACGTGGGCGTCAGTTTGCTGGTCAAAATCAACTTTCTCTCGGAAGTGGTACCCTTCCTGCACTCCCAGAATGAGCGCTGGGACGGCTCTGGCGGCCCGGAAAAGCTGAAAGGCAGAAGTATTCCGCTGGGTAGTCGCATTCTGGCCGTAGCCAACGCCTATTACGCCATGACCCAGGAACGCCCCTACCGGGGAGAACCACTGTCGCACGATGAAGCCCTGCAAACCCTTCAGCGGGAAGCGGGCAGTAAATGGGATCCGCTGGTGGTGGACACCTTGTCCAAAATTTCGTTGGAAGCTCTGGCGTAA